In the genome of Campylobacter showae CSUNSWCD, the window AGAGAAAAAGCCTTCATACGGCGCAAAGATAAAAGTAGTAGGCGTAGGCGGCGGCGGCGGAAATATGATAAATCATATTATTAGAGAAAAAGGCGATGAAATGGATATCGATCTAATAGTTGCCAACACCGATGTAAAGGCACTTGATAGCTCTTTGGCCTTTACAAAACTTCAACTCGGCGAAAAGATTACAAAAGGTCTTGGTGCCGGTATGAATCCTGACGTAGGAACCAAAGCCGCCCAGGAAAGTTACGAAGAGATCAAATCTACACTTGAGTACTCAGATATCGTATTTATAGCATCAGGCCTTGGAGGCGGTACTGGTACAGGCGCAGCTCCGGTAGTAGCACAGGCAGCTAAAGAGATCGGCGCTCTAACAATCTCAGTAGTTACTATGCCGTTTGATTTTGAGGGTAAAAAGCGCTACAATCTAGCCCTAAAAGGTCTTAACGAGCTAAAAAAAGAGTCCGACTCTATAGTTGTGATACCAAACCAAAGACTAAAATCCCTTATAGACAAAAAGGCTGGTATAAAAGAAAGTTTTAAAATAGTTGATAACGTTTTAGCTCGAGCCGTCAGCGGTATGTGTACCATAGTTCTTGATTCGGGAAATAGCGATATAAATTCTGACTTTGCCGACGTCAAAAAAGTCATGGAACACCGCGGTATGGCACTACTTGGCATAGGCGAATCAGAAGGTGAAGGCGCAGCCCAGGAAGCAATC includes:
- the ftsZ gene encoding cell division protein FtsZ, whose amino-acid sequence is MGNFMVEEKKPSYGAKIKVVGVGGGGGNMINHIIREKGDEMDIDLIVANTDVKALDSSLAFTKLQLGEKITKGLGAGMNPDVGTKAAQESYEEIKSTLEYSDIVFIASGLGGGTGTGAAPVVAQAAKEIGALTISVVTMPFDFEGKKRYNLALKGLNELKKESDSIVVIPNQRLKSLIDKKAGIKESFKIVDNVLARAVSGMCTIVLDSGNSDINSDFADVKKVMEHRGMALLGIGESEGEGAAQEAIKNAIQSPLLSDITINGAVGVLVHFKYHPDSPFSDIEEAMCLVQNAVDDDADIIFGTTSDESFENNKIQVTIIATGFRDKEEERPTPVASTPDAAFKKSRNPILDERISRLKVSGGYNSEEATNMLETPSYIRNQMD